Proteins from one Gorilla gorilla gorilla isolate KB3781 chromosome 11, NHGRI_mGorGor1-v2.1_pri, whole genome shotgun sequence genomic window:
- the AMER3 gene encoding APC membrane recruitment protein 3: MELKRGKTFIKSSLQVSHEKPPDPAAVAAAREGTGPWSVLPGGQQRPHSEKGPQASPSTQEYDRCPNKGAQLDPKGGPAALCGATFKPVRKSKTHDSMSGAGRATAATGQLVGSASFPGSPGSRRMIDYRHFVPQMPFVPAVAKSIPRKRISLKRPKKCFRNLFHIRRNKTEDLASLAAEGKSLPSPGDPSDPGGRRSKAFLPSGEGPGLDGLCQDLLDSELLADASFGLCRALCEDVASLQSFDSLTGCGEVFADESSVPSLELNEGPESPTQAAQGLESKVPRGPLQGGVEQLASPAQNEASDFTRFWDSVNRSVRQQQRALLGPWLSGPQGTDRDQPRLDTAGLAELPLCPCRDPRSGSKASSIDTGTPKSEQPESVSTSDEGYYDSFSPGLEEDKKEAESPGTPAATFPRDSYSGDALYELFHDPSEGPVGPSPDDDLCVSESLSGPALGTPLSICSFRVGAEENLAPAPGPDLLSQGFLQSSWKGKECLLKLCDTELAITMGIVSWLRRGPTPRAPPTPGQPAAPPGPQGAPKAPTEKLGGREGLASDAGGATVCSAPSRQELWAHPGTTGLLAGESKALGGATQGTGTLSRDASREEETRGHSEGLFSSMESAATSTTDTSGKNKAPVPSAWPCSQKEPGPPGVLGCFRGPWRPGHGGDTLDAEPMLAGCVARVAALKISSNDQPPAAWPSRQDMGSGLFGQRWARGPDMLEQKQSSSSPSMTTVHGLPYSASTQDQRCRDRVQDLSWLRVEPTGLGVQAWASVEDQPLQLSTEAVEQVAHGSQLDSEPPSAPAARWSSQGHHPESLGLTLNSQQEGGVSASAPECRCSLLAREGLLCGQPEVGASGPAMAEPHL; encoded by the coding sequence ATGGAGCTGAAGAGAGGAAAGACCTTCATCAAGTCCAGCCTGCAGGTTTCCCACGAGAAACCCCCAGACCCAGCAGCCGTGGCTGCAGCCAGGGAGGGGACAGGCCCCTGGTCAGTCCTGCCAGGAGGGCAACAGAGGCCCCACAGTGAGAAGGGCCCCCAAGCCAGCCCCAGTACCCAAGAATACGACAGATGCCCCAACAAAGGGGCGCAGCTGGACCCCAAAGGGGGACCCGCAGCCCTCTGTGGAGCCACCTTCAAACCGgtgcgaaagagcaagactcacGACAGCATGTCTGGGGCAGGCAGGGCCACGGCTGCCACAGGGCAGCTGGTGGGCAGTGCAAGCTTCCCGGGCTCCCCGGGCAGCCGGCGCATGATCGACTACCGCCACTTTGTGCCCCAGATGCCCTTTGTGCCGGCTGTGGCCAAGAGCATCCCGAGGAAGAGGATTTCCCTGAAGAGGCCCAAGAAGTGCTTTCGGAACCTATTCCACATTCGGAGAAACAAGACTGAGGACTTGGCCTCACTGGCGGCCGAGGGGAAAAGCCTGCCCTCCCCAGGGGACCCGTCAGACCCTGGGGGGCGGCGAAGCAAAGCCTTCCTCCCCTCGGGTGAGGGGCCGGGGCTGGACGGCCTGTGCCAGGACCTGTTGGACAGCGAGCTCCTGGCTGATGCATCCTTTGGTCTCTGCAGGGCCCTGTGTGAGGACGTGGCCTCACTCCAGAGCTTCGACTCGCTCACGGGTTGTGGGGAGGTGTTCGCAGATGAGAGCTCGGTGCCATCCCTGGAGCTGAACGAGGGCCCGGAGAGCCCAACCCAGGCTGCTCAGGGCCTGGAGAGCAAGGTTCCCAGGGGCCCTCTCCAGGGCGGTGTGGAGCAGCTGGCCTCACCCGCCCAGAATGAAGCCTCTGACTTCACCAGGTTCTGGGACAGTGTGAATCGCTCAGTGCGTCAGCAGCAGCGTGCCCTCCTAGGCCCGTGGCTTTCAGGCCCCCAGGGGACAGACAGGGACCAACCCCGGCTGGACACAGCTGGGCTCGCTGAGCTGCCCCTCTGCCCCTGCAGGGACCCTCGCAGCGGCTCCAAAGCCAGCTCCATCGACACAGGCACCCCCAAGAGCGAGCAGCCCGAATCCGTGTCCACAAGTGACGAGGGCTACTATGATTCCTTCTCGCCAGGCCTTGAGGAGGACAAGAAGGAAGCTGAGAGCCCAGGCACTCCTGCCGCCACCTTCCCACGGGACAGCTACAGTGGGGACGCCCTCTATGAGCTCTTCCACGACCCCAGCGAGGGTCCTGTTGGCCCTAGCCCAGATGATGACCTGTGCGTGTCTGAGAGTCTGTCAGGGCCGGCCCTGGGGACGCCACTGTCCATATGCAGCTTCCGAGTGGGGGCCGAGGAGAACTTGGCCCCAGCACCAGGCCCTGACCTGCTCAGCCAGGGCTTCCTACAGAGCTCCTGGAAGGGCAAGGAGTGCCTGCTGAAGCTGTGTGACACTGAGCTCGCCATCACTATGGGCATCGTCAGCTGGCTGCGCCGAGGCCCCACGCCCCGTGCCCCACCCACCCCTGGGCAGCCTGCAGCTCCACCTGGTCCCCAGGGAGCCCCTAAGGCACCCACAGAGAAGCTGGGGGGCAGGGAGGGCCTGGCCTCAGATGCAGGGGGGGCGACAGTTTGCTCAGCACCCAGCAGGCAGGAGCTGTGGGCACACCCGGGCACCACAGGCCTGCTCGCCGGAGAGAGCAAGGCCCTCGGAGGGGCCACACAAGGGACTGGCACACTGTCCAGGGATGCCTCTCGAGAGGAAGAGACACGAGGTCACTCTGAAGGCTTGTTCTCCTCTATGGAGTCTGCAGCCACTTCGACAACAGATACTTCCGGTAAAAACAAGGCCCCAGTTCCTTCTGCCTGGCCCTGCTCCCAGAAGGAGCCTGGGCCACCAGGGGTCCTGGGGTGTTTCCGAGGCCCCTGGAGGCCAGGTCACGGGGGTGACACTCTGGAtgcagagcccatgctggcaggcTGTGTGGCCCGTGTGGCAGCCCTGAAGATCAGCTCAAACGACCAGCCCCCAGCCGCATGGCCTTCAAGGCAAGACATGGGCAGTGGGCTCTTTGGGCAGCGCTGGGCCAGGGGCCCTGACATGCTGGAGCAGAAACAGTCCAGCAGCTCCCCCAGCATGACCACTGTCCATGGCCTACCCTACTCAGCCAGCACACAGGACCAGAGGTGTCGAGATCGTGTCCAGGACCTGAGCTGGCTCAGGGTGGAGCCCACCGGGCTAGGTGTCCAGGCCTGGGCCTCTGTGGAGGACCAGCCCTTGCAGCTCAGCACAGAGGCTGTGGAGCAGGTGGCACACGGCAGCCAACTGGACTCTGAGCCCCCCTCAGCCCCTGCTGCCCGGTGGAGTTCCCAGGGCCACCATCCAGAAAGCCTGGGCCTCACTTTGAACAGCCAGCAGGAAGGGGGAGTCTCTGCAAGTGCCCCAGAATGCCGCTGCAGCCTCCTGGCCCGTGAGGGCCTCCTCTGTGGCCAGCCAGAAGTGGGGGCCTCTGGGCCAGCCATGGCTGAGCCCCATCTGTAG